Part of the Gracilimonas sp. genome is shown below.
GAACCGTCAAATAAATCCCGAACTTTGGAAGCGGTTCCATAACGGACCATCTGTATAATTTACCCAAGTTAAAATGATTGACGCACCTGTTAAAAACTCCAAGAAATTGACTGAAGAAAACCCGAATTTTTCCCTTTTTAATCAGCTTGCTAACTACGAACATGAGCAGGTGGTCATTTGCTCTGACCCTGAAGTTGGGCTGAAGGCTATCATCGCTATCCACAATACCACGCTGGGCCCGGCTTTGGGCGGAACCCGTATGTGGAACTATGAATCCGAAGAAGCAGCCATCAAAGATGTGCTGCGCCTCTCACGCGGTATGTCGTATAAAGCGGCTATTTCCGGACTGAACCTGGGTGGTGGAAAAGCTGTGATCATCGGCGATCCTCATACCGAGAAAACCGAAGCTTTATTCCGCTCTTTTGGCCGGTTCGTGGATGGACTTGGCGGACGGTACATCACCGCTGAAGACGTGGGAATGACCGAGCGTGAGATGGAGTGGATTTATTCTGAAACGAAGTATGTAACCGGTATTCCCAAGGCACTTGGTGGAAGTGGAAACCCATCTCCGGTGACCGCTTATGGGGTGTACATGGGAGTTAAAGCCTGTGCTCAAAAAGCTTACGGCAGCGACTCACTCGAGGGCAAGAAGATTGCCTTACAGGGTGCCGGAAATGTAGCTTCCTATTTTGCACGTCATGCAGCTAAAGAAGGAGCCAAGCTCTACATCTGCGATATTTACGAAGACAAAGCTAAAGAACTTGCTGAGGAAGTGGGGGGTGAACTTGTTGACCCTGATGACATTTATGGGTTGGATGTGGACATCTATACTCCTTGTGCTTTAGGCGGTGTGATCAATGACGACACCATGGATCAGTTTAAGTGTGATATCATTGCCGGAGGAGCTAATAACGTGTTGGATGATGAAGACAAGCACGGCCAGCAGCTGCTCGACAAAGGCATTATCTACGCTCCTGATTATGTGATTAATGCGGGTGGACTCATCAATATTGCCAGCGAACTGGAAGGGTACAACGAAGAGCGCGCCCTCCAAAATGCCGGTAATATCTATAACACGATCACCGACATCCTGAATTATTCGGAAGACCATGGCATTCCTGCTCATGTAGCTTCCAATGATCTGGCTGAAAAGCGTATCAAAACCATAGGGCATATCAAGAATAAATATTCATCCAAGGCCAATGTATCCGGGAGGCTGGGTGAAGTTTACAAGCGCTTTATCGATTGATTCAGCTGCTGAGTTTTGAGTGAGTGAAAGGGGTGCTTCGGTTTGAGGCACCCCTTTTTTTTGTTTCAGTTCTTGAGTGCTGCTAAGTTTTAGGGGCCTTCGCGGGCATTGACCCACTCCTTTGTTTCCTCTCCCGCGGAGAGGAAGACTCGTTGGTTATAGTTGACTCTTCTTCAATGCTACTAGCCAGTGGGTATATTCTTTTACTAACTTAGAACCCAACCAACTAAAGAGCTTCCCCTCCGGGGAGGGGATTCAGGGGCGGGTCAATGTTAGCTAAGGACATGATGATTTCATGCCCTAGACTCCCTCATGCTCCAGTATCCACCTTTCTATTTCCATCACTACCGACTCCGTATAGTGCTTAGCATCAAATTCACTAAACCGCAGAAAACTCACTCCCAACTGCTCAATTATTTCCTGTCGTTGTTTATCATATTCAATTTTATAGTCATGACTTCTTCCATCAATCTCTATTGCTAACCTGAGTTCACGGCAATAGAAATCAACGATGAAACGATGGATTGGACGCTGCCTCCGGAATTTATAACCAAGCAGTTTCTTTTTCTTAATTGCTTTATAGATTTCGATTTCGCCTGGAGTCGAGTTTTTTCTAAGCCAGCGAGCTTTGGCTATAAGATCTTCCCTGTATGGAATGATTGGTATTCTCTTTTTCATTGTACCCTCTTTTATTTTAAATACTATAAAAAATAAGGTAATGGCAAGTTTTCAGGCCTTCACGAGCATTGACCCACTCCTTTGTTTCCTCTCCCGCGGAGAGGAAGACTCGTTGGTGATAGTTGTGATTTATTTAAGGCTATTGCCAATGGGTATATTCTTTTTCCTCACTCATAAACCAACCAACGAGCCTCCCCGCTCGGGCGGGGATTGTGGGGTGGGTTAATGCCGGCAAAGGGCTTTGCACTTTCAATAATATTGCTCCACAATCCTCAACCGCACATCCGGCTATATTTTTTACCCACCTCCATCCAAATAAAACGCAATTTTCTGTGTATCTTTGGGGATACATTTTTCTATAAAAGAGATTTTTTATTACTCCTATGAACATCGAAGAATTTAATTTCAAAGACCGCCTTATCAAGGGAATCACAACGGACGGTCATTTTAAAATATCTGTCGTAAAAACCACTGAAGTCGTAAAAACGGCACGAGATAATCACCAGCTTTCATTACTAAATACCGTCATCTTAGGGAGAGCGCTAACAGCTACCATGCTCCTGGCCTCTGAACTTAAAGGGGAAGAGCGCATCCGGATGCGCATGGATGGAGACGGCCCGATTGGGTTTATAGTTGCTGAGGCAAATTCAGTGGGCGAGATCCGTGGTTATGTTAAAAACCCGGTCGCCGAGCTGGATTACTCTAATCCCGAAACAGAACTTGGAGATGGCATCGGCTTAGGCATCATGACTTTTTCAAAGGTGCTTTACAACGAAGCCGAACCTAAAACAAGTACCATTGAGCTTATCAAAGGAGATGTGAATAGTGATGTAGCTCATTACCTGGCGCAATCCGAGCAAATTCCTTCCGCACTGCTTACTGATGTGGGCATTGATGAAGATGGTAACGTTACCGAAGCAGGCGGACTGATGATACAGCGACTGCCCGGCGCCCCTGATGGTCAAATTGATATGCTTCAGGAGCGATTGGGTTCATTCCCGCCCATCGACGAACTGCTGGCCGATGATCAGTATATCGATGAAATCATGAATAAGGCTGTATCACCGCTGAAAGCAAAAGAGCTGAACCGCCAGCCGGTGGACTTTTTCTGTCGCTGTTCCCGCAAGCGTTTTTTGAATGCCCTGGCTATGCTGAATTACGAAGACCTGAAAGAAATGGACGGAGAAGGGCAGGAAATGGTTTGCCAGTATTGCAACAATAGAGAGTTTATTTCGAAAGAAGAGATTGAGAAAATTGTGATGGATGCTCAGGCTAAAATGAACTAAATAATCTGATCTTATGGGAAAGCTCTCCGACGACGAAATCCGGCAAATTGTCCAAAAAGCCACCCTTTTACAGAAGTATGGAGAACAAAGCTCTCCCGGAAAAGCCACTGACACCAACGAGGAAATCCAATCTTTGTATGAGATCACCGACGAGATAGGAATCCCCCGCACGTTTGCATACGAAGCTTATATGGAACTGGGCGGAATCCCGGTTCAGGAACCGATGGTAATCGACAATCATGATTTTAACAGTACTTCGGTTGTAGGATATGCCAGAGGCACGGTAGACAAGGAGCTTTTCGATGAGTTAAAAGGTCAGGCAGAGTATCACTTTAATACCTTAGGGAAGGTGACCCGGCGAAGAAATAAGTACATTTGGAAAGCCAAGCCTGTGGGGCCCTCGAAATTCATTGCCTCTGCTAACTCTCCCGAAATTGAGCTTGAACAAATTGATGGAAATACGAAAGTAACGGTTTCCCAAAGCCTGAAAACGCTCAACAAATTGTATCTGCCAGGAATTGCCGTTGCCTTTGGTGGATTTATGCTGTTTGCCGGTACCATATTTGGTCAAACAGGCAATGAAGTCGCTCCTCCTCTCATTGTATCACTGCTTATTCTTACTGCTTCCGTGTTTTATGCCCGGTTTATAAACAGCCGTAAAAAGAAACGAAAAAAAGACCTACAGGAATTGTCAGAAACACTGTTAGGTAAAATTGAACGGCATCTTAAATCTACCATCCAATCTAAAGAGATGGAACTGGAAGAGGTAAAAGGACAAATCGACATTCCTGAAAATGAATATGAAGAAGAAAGTGTTGAGAAAGATTCACGACCACGAATCAAATAATAACCACCTTCACTTTTCATAATATGGGTAAAAACGTAGTAATAGTAGGCGGGGGCTTCGTCGGCATTTCGGTTGCTAAAAAGTTGGCAGGCACTTCATTCAATGTCACCATTGTTGACAAGACTAATCACCACCTGTTTCAGCCTCTGCTATATCAGGTTGCTACAGCGGCTCTTTCTCCGGGAGATATTGCCATGCCCATTCGGGCTATTTTCAGCAAACAAAAAAATGTACAGGTCATTCTGGGTGAAGTAACCGAGGTTGATAAAACCAGCAATCGTATTCATCTCAAGAACGGATCCAGCCTCCCTTTTCATTACCTGATTTTAGCTCCCGGTGCACAGTACAACTACTTCGGCAATGAAGACTGGGAACAACACGCTCCGGGCTTAAAATCTCTTTCTGATGCCCTTCAGATCCGGGAACGCATTCTGCTCTCGCTTGAAAAAGCTGAACAGATTATTGATCCTGAAAAGAGAAAACCTTTTTTAACCTACGTGGTTATTGGTGGCGGACCAACCGGTGTGGAAATGGCAGGCTCTATAGCTGAAATTGCCAAACGTAGTATGATGAGGGACTTTCGGAATATTAAACCGGACGAAACCAAGATATATCTGGTAGAGGCTGCGGATGGTATCCTGAATGGCTTTGATGAACCGCTCCCGGAAAAGGGCCTGCAAACCCTGGAGAATATGGGAGTGGAAGTGATGCTGAATACTCCCGTGCAAGAAGTGCAAAAAGATGGCGTGAAAGTGGACGGACAGTTCATTGAAACCCCAAACATCATATGGGGAGCCGGGGTAAAAGCTTCGCCTCTCATTCTGAATATCGGCGTTGATACAGACCGGATCGGAAGGGCAAGGGTAGAGCAGGATCTTTCCATTGCCGGATCTCCAAATATATTTGTAGCCGGTGATGCAGCTCATGTTAAAGACGACAAAGGAAAGCCGCTTCCCGGCCTGGCACCCGTAGCCCTTCAGCAGGGCAAGTATTTGGGAAATTTGATTAAAAAGAATTCTTCCACCCGAACTCCATTTCGCTATGTGGATAAAGGGACCATGGCAACCATTGGCCGTGCCAAGGCTGTGGCGGATATACGTGGGTTTAAATTCAGCGGCTTCTTTGCCTGGCTGCTGTGGGGACTCATCCACATTTTCTTTCTCATTGGGTTCCGAAACCGATTAAGAGTGTTTGCTGAGTGGACCTGGCACTACATCACCTTTAAGCGCGGTGTACGCCTGATTGCCAAAAAAGACGACATTCCCTGATACAGAAATTTTGAGCAAACAACCTAAATGATGTATATTTACATACATCATATTTAAAGAAAGACTCATGATTCGAACACAAATATATCTTACCAAAAAAGAAAAAGAGGCTATCGAACAGCTTTCCGGTGAGCGCAAAACAACTCAGAGCAATATTATCCGGGAAGCTATTGATGAGTATGTCGCTAAAAAGAAAATGGAATCCGGAAAAGAGAGAGAATCGATCATGGATTTTGCCGGTATTTGGAAACACAAGAAAGATATTCCCCGGGTTGATGTACTCAGAGAAGACTGGGAAGGGCGAGTGAAACGCTTAGATGCAGACAAAGATGATCGTTGATACCAATATTTTTATTGATTTCCTGAAGGGAAATGAAGATGCAGTACACTTTATCCAAAAGAATCAGCCTGTTTCTACATCAGTAGTTGTTGTTTCAGAATTATACTCCGGAGTGAAGACTAAGGCTGAAATGAATGAATTGGGCTCATTTTTATCCTTTGTAAACAAAATTGATGTAACTGAGGCTATTGCCAGAAAAGCAGGGCTCCTGAGGCGCAAATACCACAAAAGCCACGGAATTAAAATACCGGATGCGATTATTGCAGCTACAGCTGAACAACAGGGTGTGCCAATCGCTACACTCGATAAAAAGCATTTTTCAGTTTTAACTAACAACCTGATTATCCCATATTAAAACCAAAAAAACAGGCTGATTGGGATTTTACTTCTCTCGAATAGATGGTAGCTTAGCTCCTCAACTTAGTTAAGACTTTTTATGGCAGATTTAAAACGTGAGCTCGGATTTTGGGACGCCTTAACCATCGGAGCAGGTACCATGATAGGCGCAGGTATTTTCTTGCTGGCTGGTATTGCTTTGGAGATGTCCGGTCCGGCCGCAATTTTCGCTTACTTATCAGCAGGGTTGGTTTGTATGATTACGGCTTCCAGCGCTGCCGAACTGGCCACCGGAATGCCTAAGTCGGGAGGCGATTATTTTTTCGTGTCCCGTTCTTTAGGCCCGGCTTTCGGAGCGATTTCAGGTGTGGGAATTTGGCTGAGCCTTACTTTTGCCATTGCCTTTTACCTGTATGGACTGGGGGAGTATATGTCTCAGTTCTTACCACTTTCTGCTTTTTGGGGAGCCGTGATTGGCGGTGTTTTACTTACCATCCTGAACGTGGTGGGCGCTAAAGAATCCGGCCGCACACAGGTGGTTGTGGTTCTCATTCTGTTTGTAATACTTGGAGGCTTCAGCATTCTCGGGCTGTTTCATATCGAGGCTGACTACTACGATCCGTTCATGCCCTTCGGTTTTGATTCCATTTCTGCTACCACCGCTCTTGTCTTCGTTTCCTTTTTAGGATTTGTGAAAATTGCAGCCGTAGCCGAAGAAATTAAAAACCCCTCCAAAAACCTGCCCCGTGCCTTAATCGGATCTGTGGCGCTGGTTACTCTTTTATATGTAATCATTGTGTTGGTGATTGGCGGGATGTTTCCGCAATCCACCATTGCCGACGTTCGTGATCCGCTGACCACTGCAGCGCGTACCATCCTCGGCAATCCCGGAGCCATCGCCATTATCGTAGCGGGACTGTTAGCTACCTTATCTTCGGCCAATGCAAGTATCATGGCTTCATCGCGGATAAACCTTGCCATGGCCCGCGACCGTATGGTGCCGAACTGGCTAAGCGCTATTCACAACAAACTATTGACTCCATATCGGGCCATCGTGCTTACAGGCATCCTGGCGCTGCTGTTTCTACTACTCGACAGCCTTGAAAACCTGGCTAAGATTGCCAGTGTACTTCAGCTATACAGCTATGCCGCCCTCAATATCGGCTGCGTGGTACTTCGGGTTTCCAATCCGGATTGGTACAAACCCACTTACCGAACGCCGGGCTCTCCCTGGTTACAGGTTTTTGCTGCCATCGGCTGTTTGTCCATCATCGTTTCTTCGGGCACCTTTGCGCAGGTTGCTGTGGTTGTACTTATTGTGGTGAGCTTGGCCTGGTACATGATTTGGGGACGCTCTCGCGTTGAGTTTGAACATGCGGTTCCTCAATTCAAACAAAACTGGAAAGAAAAAGGAATTAAAGTTCTTCTCGAAGCTCCGGAACGCCATGATTCTGAATTTGAAGAATGGGCGCCGGCTATTCGTGCACTTGATATCAAACAAGGTCGCAAAGTTATTACAGCGCTGGCAAATCCCATTCACGAGCAGGCTTTACTAAAAGTCTCTCAACTAATCGCCACCGGTAAAGAAGAGGGTGGTTCCGTGACGGGATTAAGCATGCTCAAGGTTCCTTTTCAAACCCCGATTTCAACCGTTGAAAGAATGATTCAGCAGCAGGAACCGGTTCGGGAAAGTATCCAGAAAATAAGTGAGGCCTCCAGAGTTGAAAAC
Proteins encoded:
- a CDS encoding Glu/Leu/Phe/Val dehydrogenase, which produces MIDAPVKNSKKLTEENPNFSLFNQLANYEHEQVVICSDPEVGLKAIIAIHNTTLGPALGGTRMWNYESEEAAIKDVLRLSRGMSYKAAISGLNLGGGKAVIIGDPHTEKTEALFRSFGRFVDGLGGRYITAEDVGMTEREMEWIYSETKYVTGIPKALGGSGNPSPVTAYGVYMGVKACAQKAYGSDSLEGKKIALQGAGNVASYFARHAAKEGAKLYICDIYEDKAKELAEEVGGELVDPDDIYGLDVDIYTPCALGGVINDDTMDQFKCDIIAGGANNVLDDEDKHGQQLLDKGIIYAPDYVINAGGLINIASELEGYNEERALQNAGNIYNTITDILNYSEDHGIPAHVASNDLAEKRIKTIGHIKNKYSSKANVSGRLGEVYKRFID
- a CDS encoding endonuclease domain-containing protein codes for the protein MKKRIPIIPYREDLIAKARWLRKNSTPGEIEIYKAIKKKKLLGYKFRRQRPIHRFIVDFYCRELRLAIEIDGRSHDYKIEYDKQRQEIIEQLGVSFLRFSEFDAKHYTESVVMEIERWILEHEGV
- the hslO gene encoding Hsp33 family molecular chaperone HslO is translated as MNIEEFNFKDRLIKGITTDGHFKISVVKTTEVVKTARDNHQLSLLNTVILGRALTATMLLASELKGEERIRMRMDGDGPIGFIVAEANSVGEIRGYVKNPVAELDYSNPETELGDGIGLGIMTFSKVLYNEAEPKTSTIELIKGDVNSDVAHYLAQSEQIPSALLTDVGIDEDGNVTEAGGLMIQRLPGAPDGQIDMLQERLGSFPPIDELLADDQYIDEIMNKAVSPLKAKELNRQPVDFFCRCSRKRFLNALAMLNYEDLKEMDGEGQEMVCQYCNNREFISKEEIEKIVMDAQAKMN
- a CDS encoding TMEM14 family protein — encoded protein: MGKLSDDEIRQIVQKATLLQKYGEQSSPGKATDTNEEIQSLYEITDEIGIPRTFAYEAYMELGGIPVQEPMVIDNHDFNSTSVVGYARGTVDKELFDELKGQAEYHFNTLGKVTRRRNKYIWKAKPVGPSKFIASANSPEIELEQIDGNTKVTVSQSLKTLNKLYLPGIAVAFGGFMLFAGTIFGQTGNEVAPPLIVSLLILTASVFYARFINSRKKKRKKDLQELSETLLGKIERHLKSTIQSKEMELEEVKGQIDIPENEYEEESVEKDSRPRIK
- a CDS encoding NAD(P)/FAD-dependent oxidoreductase, translated to MGKNVVIVGGGFVGISVAKKLAGTSFNVTIVDKTNHHLFQPLLYQVATAALSPGDIAMPIRAIFSKQKNVQVILGEVTEVDKTSNRIHLKNGSSLPFHYLILAPGAQYNYFGNEDWEQHAPGLKSLSDALQIRERILLSLEKAEQIIDPEKRKPFLTYVVIGGGPTGVEMAGSIAEIAKRSMMRDFRNIKPDETKIYLVEAADGILNGFDEPLPEKGLQTLENMGVEVMLNTPVQEVQKDGVKVDGQFIETPNIIWGAGVKASPLILNIGVDTDRIGRARVEQDLSIAGSPNIFVAGDAAHVKDDKGKPLPGLAPVALQQGKYLGNLIKKNSSTRTPFRYVDKGTMATIGRAKAVADIRGFKFSGFFAWLLWGLIHIFFLIGFRNRLRVFAEWTWHYITFKRGVRLIAKKDDIP
- a CDS encoding CopG family transcriptional regulator, producing the protein MIRTQIYLTKKEKEAIEQLSGERKTTQSNIIREAIDEYVAKKKMESGKERESIMDFAGIWKHKKDIPRVDVLREDWEGRVKRLDADKDDR
- a CDS encoding type II toxin-antitoxin system VapC family toxin; the protein is MQTKMIVDTNIFIDFLKGNEDAVHFIQKNQPVSTSVVVVSELYSGVKTKAEMNELGSFLSFVNKIDVTEAIARKAGLLRRKYHKSHGIKIPDAIIAATAEQQGVPIATLDKKHFSVLTNNLIIPY
- a CDS encoding amino acid permease encodes the protein MADLKRELGFWDALTIGAGTMIGAGIFLLAGIALEMSGPAAIFAYLSAGLVCMITASSAAELATGMPKSGGDYFFVSRSLGPAFGAISGVGIWLSLTFAIAFYLYGLGEYMSQFLPLSAFWGAVIGGVLLTILNVVGAKESGRTQVVVVLILFVILGGFSILGLFHIEADYYDPFMPFGFDSISATTALVFVSFLGFVKIAAVAEEIKNPSKNLPRALIGSVALVTLLYVIIVLVIGGMFPQSTIADVRDPLTTAARTILGNPGAIAIIVAGLLATLSSANASIMASSRINLAMARDRMVPNWLSAIHNKLLTPYRAIVLTGILALLFLLLDSLENLAKIASVLQLYSYAALNIGCVVLRVSNPDWYKPTYRTPGSPWLQVFAAIGCLSIIVSSGTFAQVAVVVLIVVSLAWYMIWGRSRVEFEHAVPQFKQNWKEKGIKVLLEAPERHDSEFEEWAPAIRALDIKQGRKVITALANPIHEQALLKVSQLIATGKEEGGSVTGLSMLKVPFQTPISTVERMIQQQEPVRESIQKISEASRVENLDYRNKEVLASTTFDSASAASHDIFKGLINETENREADMLVMGWQGGFSLGRIYNTPIQPIIKNLKADLAVLKDRELEHIESVVVPWGGGLHARLGMEIGIRIAQAIDAELRVLRLVKPGIDVEEEEQELRDRVNPLLEGFDKVVFTIKESTDVTGGILEELEEHQDDLIIIGASHEWGIRNVLFGTIPDIIADRAPCSVLMVRRYVTEDWKLKATEGIKRVKEQLGLTSSPENSN